In Prunus dulcis chromosome 2, ALMONDv2, whole genome shotgun sequence, a single genomic region encodes these proteins:
- the LOC117619106 gene encoding probable pectinesterase/pectinesterase inhibitor 25 isoform X2 → MPKLPFSLFLLLSLLYNFSLLLPTSASSSSSTSSPCKSTLYPKLCRSILSTIRSSPSDPYNYGKFSIKQCLKQARKTSKAIDHFLHKTKNKSVLVNHSERNALEDCFEFSELNVEFLEAISTELKSAESLNEALVDKVQTLLSGIVTNQQTCYDGLVASKSTILGNDTSLATAFTNATQLYSVSLGLVTHALARNLKKHKKNKGERILEQMESSGILVNDTVIVGSYGTDNFTSIGEAIAFAPNNSKAEDGYFVIYIREGCYEEYLVVPKHKTNVMLLGDGINKTVITGNHSFVDGWTTFNSSTFAVSAERFIAIDITFRNTAGPQKHQAVAVRNNADLSTFYRCSFEGYQDTLYVHSLRQFYKECDIYGTVDFIFGDATAVFQSCNLYARKPMANQKNAFTAQGRSDPNQNTGISIHNCTIEAAPDLALDLNSTLNYLGRPWKLYSRTVIMQSYIGPLISSVGWLEWNGTVGLDTLYYGEFQNHGPGANTSKRVQWPGYNLMNASQAVNFTVLNFTLGDTWLPDTDIPFYGGLLK, encoded by the exons ATGCCAAAACtacccttctctctcttccttctcctttctcttctctACAACTTTTCACTGCTTTTGCCAACCTCTGCATCCTCTTCCTCCTCGACCTCTTCCCCTTGCAAGTCCACCCTCTACCCGAAACTATGTCGTTCGATCCTATCCACCATCCGATCCTCCCCCTCCGATCCCTACAACTACGGCAAGTTCTCCATCAAACAATGCCTAAAGCAAGCACGCAAGACATCCAAAGCCATCGACCATTTCCTTCACAAGACCAAAAACAAGTCGGTCCTCGTAAATCACAGTGAGCGGAACGCGCTGGAGGACTGCTTCGAGTTCTCAGAGCTCAACGTGGAGTTCTTGGAGGCGATCTCAACGGAGCTGAAGTCTGCCGAGTCGCTGAACGAGGCGCTGGTGGACAAAGTGCAGACGCTGCTGAGCGGCATTGTGACCAACCAGCAGACTTGCTACGACGGGCTCGTGGCGTCGAAGAGCACAATTTTGGGAAACGACACGTCGTTGGCTACGGCGTTTACAAATGCTACGCAGTTGTATAGCGTGTCGCTTGGTTTGGTCACGCATGCATTGGCTCGTAATCTCAAGAAgcataagaaaaacaagg GGGAACGAATTCTTGAGCAAATGGAGAGCAGTGGCATTCTAGTAAATGACACCGTGATTGTGGGCTCTTATGGCACGGACAACTTCACATCCATTGGAGAAGCCATTGCTTTTGCTCCGAATAATTCGAAGGCTGAAGATGGatattttgtgatatatattaGAGAAGGATGCTATGAGGAGTATCTTGTGGTTCCCAAACACAAGACCAACGTAATGCTGCTTGGCGATGGCATTAACAAGACTGTCATTACTGGAAACCATAGCTTTGTTGATGGCTGGACTACCTTCAATTCTTCCACCTTTG CTGTTTCTGCAGAACGATTTATAGCCATAGACATTACATTCAGGAACACAGCTGGTCCTCAGAAGCACCAAGCAGTAGCTGTGAGAAACAATGCTGACCTCTCCACATTTTACAGATGCAGTTTTGAAGGCTATCAGGACACACTATATGTACATTCCCTAAGGCAATTCTATAAAGAATGTGATATATATGGAACTGTAGATTTCATTTTTGgggatgctactgctgtcttCCAGAGCTGCAACTTATACGCTCGAAAGCCGATGGCTAACCAGAAAAATGCCTTCACGGCGCAAGGACGATCTGATCCGAATCAGAACACCGGAATCTCCATCCACAACTGCACAATTGAAGCTGCACCAGACTTGGCATTGGACCTCAACTCCACTTTAAATTATCTGGGAAGACCTTGGAAGTTGTATTCTAGGACTGTTATCATGCAGTCTTATATTGGCCCTCTCATCAGTTCAGTTGGATGGTTGGAATGGAATGGGACAGTTGGCTTGGACACCCTGTACTATGGTGAGTTTCAGAACCACGGGCCCGGCGCGAATACGAGCAAGAGAGTACAATGGCCTGGTTATAATCTCATGAATGCTTCACAAGCTGTGAATTTTACTGTCCTTAATTTCACTCTTGGTGATACTTGGTTGCCTGACACAGATATACCCTTTTATGGAGGGTTACTCAAATAG
- the LOC117619609 gene encoding probable pectinesterase/pectinesterase inhibitor 46 gives MSSFKAYGKVNELEQSRLDARRKTRRRVVIISLSSIVLVCVVVAAVVGTTIHKNNSGGKQGSSLSTSVKAVCDVTLYQDSCYSSLGALVNSTNAKPEDLFKLAIRVAINELSKAASRFSGDGILNGTSNDTLSKAALENCQELLSLALDHLNDSLSDDKSLFDVFDDLKTWLSSSGTYQQTCIDGFDDAKAELKDKIVSYLKNSTELTSNSLAIVSWISKVVSSVKLRRLLTHPATTATASYSEGVPEWLHPRDRKLLESSDLRKKADIVVASDGSGKYKTIHAALKAVPDKSKKRTVIYVKKGVYFENVRVEKTKWNVLVVGDGSTATIVSAGRNVIDGTPTFSSATFAVFGKGFIARDIGFRNTAGAAKHQAVALMSTADQSVFYRCHIDAFQDTLYAHSNRQFYRECNIYGTVDFIFGNSAVVLQNCNIMPKRPMAGQQNTITAQGKIDPNQNTGISIQNCSISPYGDLSSVQTYLGRPWKNYSTTVYMQTFMGSLINPSGWLPWVGNTAPDTIFYSEFQNFGPGSSTRNRVKWKGLRTINSKTAGKFTVHSLLQGNKWISDASVTYKSNL, from the exons ATGTCTTCCTTCAAAGCCTATGGCAAAGTGAATGAGCTGGAGCAATCCCGGCTCGACGCTCGGCGGAAGACGCGGAGGAGAGTCGTCATCATAAGCCTGTCCTCCATAGTTCTTGTGTGTGTGGTGGTTGCTGCCGTGGTTGGAACCACCATTCATAAGAATAACTCTGGTGGCAAACAAGGCTCAAGCCTCTCTACTTCTGTGAAGGCTGTTTGTGATGTGACCTTGTACCAAGACTCATGTTATAGTAGTCTTGGCGCTCTGGTTAACTCCACCAATGCGAAGCCTGAGGATCTGTTCAAGTTGGCGATTCGAGTGGCGATCAACGAGTTGTCGAAAGCCGCAAGTCGTTTTTCGGGTGATGGGATTTTGAATGGGACTTCCAACGACACATTGTCTAAGGCAGCTTTGGAAAATTGTCAAGAGCTTTTGAGCCTGGCTTTGGATCATCTCAACGACTCGTTATCGGATGACAAGTCGTTGTTTGATGTGTTTGATGATCTTAAAACTTGGCTGAGTTCTTCAGGCACTTATCAGCAAACTTGCATCGATGGTTTTGATGATGCAAAAGCAGAACTCAAGGATAAAATTGTCAGTTACTTGAAGAACTCTACTGAGTTAACTAGCAATAGCCTTGCTATAGTCTCTTGGATTTCGAAAGTCGTTAGCTCTGTGAAGCTAAGGCGATTATTGACACACCCTGCAACTACAGCTACAGCCAGCTATAGCGAGGGTGTGCCAGAGTGGCTGCACCCGAGGGACCGGAAGCTACTTGAGAGTTCGGATTTGAGGAAGAAGGCAGACATTGTGGTGGCGAGCGACGGCAGTggaaaatacaaaacaattcATGCTGCACTCAAGGCTGTCCCTGATAAAAGCAAGAAGAGAACAGTCATCTACGTCAAGAAGGGGGTTTATTTTGAGAATGTGAGAGTTGAGAAAACCAAGTGGAATGTCTTGGTAGTCGGCGATGGATCCACTGCAACCATCGTATCTGCTGGCCGCAACGTTATCGATGGAACTCCCACATTTTCTAGCGCCACATTTG CCGTTTTTGGGAAGGGCTTCATTGCTCGGGACATCGGGTTTCGTAACACTGCAGGAGCAGCTAAGCACCAGGCAGTGGCCTTGATGTCGACCGCTGACCAATCCGTCTTCTACCGGTGTCACATTGATGCATTCCAGGACACTCTCTATGCTCATTCCAATCGCCAGTTCTACCGGGAATGCAACATTTATGGAACAgttgatttcatatttgggAATTCAGCAGTGGTGCTCCAAAACTGTAACATAATGCCTAAGAGACCCATGGCTGGCCAACAGAACACCATCACTGCTCAAGGGAAGATTGATCCCAATCAGAACACAGGAATTTCAATTCAGAATTGCTCCATTTCGCCTTATGGCGACTTGTCGTCTGTCCAAACTTATCTCGGTAGGCCCTGGAAGAATTACTCAACAACTGTGTACATGCAGACATTCATGGGAAGCTTGATTAATCCAAGTGGATGGCTGCCATGGGTAGGCAATACAGCACCCGACACCATATTTTACTCCGAGTTTCAAAATTTCGGGCCCGGTTCTTCCACAAGGAATAGAGTTAAATGGAAGGGATTGAGAACCATCAACAGTAAAACAGCAGGAAAATTTACAGTGCACTCACTTCTCCAAGGAAACAAGTGGATCTCTGATGCGAGTGTTACCTATAAATCCAACCTCTGA
- the LOC117619106 gene encoding probable pectinesterase/pectinesterase inhibitor 47 isoform X1, with amino-acid sequence MPKLPFSLFLLLSLLYNFSLLLPTSASSSSSTSSPCKSTLYPKLCRSILSTIRSSPSDPYNYGKFSIKQCLKQARKTSKAIDHFLHKTKNKSVLVNHSERNALEDCFEFSELNVEFLEAISTELKSAESLNEALVDKVQTLLSGIVTNQQTCYDGLVASKSTILGNDTSLATAFTNATQLYSVSLGLVTHALARNLKKHKKNKGSDHGGIKAHKIREPLETFIKALRKNPVKKSTASQRGERILEQMESSGILVNDTVIVGSYGTDNFTSIGEAIAFAPNNSKAEDGYFVIYIREGCYEEYLVVPKHKTNVMLLGDGINKTVITGNHSFVDGWTTFNSSTFAVSAERFIAIDITFRNTAGPQKHQAVAVRNNADLSTFYRCSFEGYQDTLYVHSLRQFYKECDIYGTVDFIFGDATAVFQSCNLYARKPMANQKNAFTAQGRSDPNQNTGISIHNCTIEAAPDLALDLNSTLNYLGRPWKLYSRTVIMQSYIGPLISSVGWLEWNGTVGLDTLYYGEFQNHGPGANTSKRVQWPGYNLMNASQAVNFTVLNFTLGDTWLPDTDIPFYGGLLK; translated from the exons ATGCCAAAACtacccttctctctcttccttctcctttctcttctctACAACTTTTCACTGCTTTTGCCAACCTCTGCATCCTCTTCCTCCTCGACCTCTTCCCCTTGCAAGTCCACCCTCTACCCGAAACTATGTCGTTCGATCCTATCCACCATCCGATCCTCCCCCTCCGATCCCTACAACTACGGCAAGTTCTCCATCAAACAATGCCTAAAGCAAGCACGCAAGACATCCAAAGCCATCGACCATTTCCTTCACAAGACCAAAAACAAGTCGGTCCTCGTAAATCACAGTGAGCGGAACGCGCTGGAGGACTGCTTCGAGTTCTCAGAGCTCAACGTGGAGTTCTTGGAGGCGATCTCAACGGAGCTGAAGTCTGCCGAGTCGCTGAACGAGGCGCTGGTGGACAAAGTGCAGACGCTGCTGAGCGGCATTGTGACCAACCAGCAGACTTGCTACGACGGGCTCGTGGCGTCGAAGAGCACAATTTTGGGAAACGACACGTCGTTGGCTACGGCGTTTACAAATGCTACGCAGTTGTATAGCGTGTCGCTTGGTTTGGTCACGCATGCATTGGCTCGTAATCTCAAGAAgcataagaaaaacaagggcTCTGATCATGGTGGAATCAAAGCACACAAAATTCGGGAGCCACTTGAAACCTTCATTAAg GCTCTACGGAAAAATCCTGTCAAAAAATCCACTGCTTCACAAAGAGGGGAACGAATTCTTGAGCAAATGGAGAGCAGTGGCATTCTAGTAAATGACACCGTGATTGTGGGCTCTTATGGCACGGACAACTTCACATCCATTGGAGAAGCCATTGCTTTTGCTCCGAATAATTCGAAGGCTGAAGATGGatattttgtgatatatattaGAGAAGGATGCTATGAGGAGTATCTTGTGGTTCCCAAACACAAGACCAACGTAATGCTGCTTGGCGATGGCATTAACAAGACTGTCATTACTGGAAACCATAGCTTTGTTGATGGCTGGACTACCTTCAATTCTTCCACCTTTG CTGTTTCTGCAGAACGATTTATAGCCATAGACATTACATTCAGGAACACAGCTGGTCCTCAGAAGCACCAAGCAGTAGCTGTGAGAAACAATGCTGACCTCTCCACATTTTACAGATGCAGTTTTGAAGGCTATCAGGACACACTATATGTACATTCCCTAAGGCAATTCTATAAAGAATGTGATATATATGGAACTGTAGATTTCATTTTTGgggatgctactgctgtcttCCAGAGCTGCAACTTATACGCTCGAAAGCCGATGGCTAACCAGAAAAATGCCTTCACGGCGCAAGGACGATCTGATCCGAATCAGAACACCGGAATCTCCATCCACAACTGCACAATTGAAGCTGCACCAGACTTGGCATTGGACCTCAACTCCACTTTAAATTATCTGGGAAGACCTTGGAAGTTGTATTCTAGGACTGTTATCATGCAGTCTTATATTGGCCCTCTCATCAGTTCAGTTGGATGGTTGGAATGGAATGGGACAGTTGGCTTGGACACCCTGTACTATGGTGAGTTTCAGAACCACGGGCCCGGCGCGAATACGAGCAAGAGAGTACAATGGCCTGGTTATAATCTCATGAATGCTTCACAAGCTGTGAATTTTACTGTCCTTAATTTCACTCTTGGTGATACTTGGTTGCCTGACACAGATATACCCTTTTATGGAGGGTTACTCAAATAG